The window ATCAGCGGACCGGCATCGCCGGGCCAGCAGGTCTGGATCGGCCAGCGCGACAGATCCACGTCCTCGCCCTCGATCACCCGCTCCTGGCACGGCGCCTTGCGCACCGTCTTCGGCGACATGTCCAGCACCCGGCGGAAGACCGGCAGCTGCCGCCAGGCATCGCGCATCCCCTTGGGCGGCTCGGGCTGGCGCAGGAAGGCCAGCAGCTCGCCGATCTCGCGCAGCGCGGCGACATCCTCGGCGCCCATGCCGAGGGCCACCCGGTGCGGCGTGCCAAAGAGGTTGCCGAGCACCGGCGTGTCGTAGCCGCGCGGGCGTTCGAAGAGCAACGCCGGGCCGCCGGCACGCAGGGTCCGGTCGCAGACCTCGGTCATCTCCAGATGCGGGTCCACCGGGTGGCGGATACGCTTGAGCTCGCCCCGGGCCTCGAGGTGCTGGAGGAACTCGCGCAGGTCGCGGTACTTCATACCGGGCTCCCGCCCTCGTCCCCCGCCAGCAGCGCGGGGTCGAACTCGGCGACCACCGGGGCGTGATCCGAGGGACGCTCCCAGCGGCGCGGCTCGACGTCGACCCCGGACGCGGTGCAGGCCCGCGCCAAGGCGCTGCTGGCCAGGATGAGGTCGATGCGCAGGCCTCGGTTGCGCTTGAAACTATTGACCCGGTAGTCCCACCAGGAGAATTGCGCCTCGGGCTGCTCAAACAGCCGGAAAGTATCCACCAGCCCCAAGTCGAGCACCCCCTGCAGCGCCTCGCGCTCGGGCGGGCTGAACAGCACCTTGCCCTCCCACTCGGCGGGGTCTTGGACATCCGCCGGCTCTGGGGCGATGTTGAAATCGCCCAGCACCACCACCTGCTCGTGGGCCGCCAGCTCCTGGGCCACCCAGTGGTGCAGGGCCTCCAGCCAGCGCAGCTTGTAGTTGTACTTCTCCGAGCCCACCTCCTGGCCGTTGGGCACGTAGAGATTGATCAGCCGCACCCCGTCCACGGTGCAGGCGAGCACCCGGCGCTGGGCATCGGCGAAGCCGGGCAGATCCGTCACCACCTCCTCCGGTGTGCTGCGGGCAAGCACGGCCACCCCGTTGTAGGTTCGCTGGCCGGCGAAACACGCCTGGTAACCGGCCTCCTGCAGCGCCGTGAGCGGGAACTGGTCGTCGGGGACCTTGGTCTCCTGCAGGGCGATCACCGACGGCTCAGCATGCTGCGCCCACGCCTTGACCTGCGGCAGGCGGACCTTCAGGGAGTTCACGTTCCACGAGGCGATCTTCACCGGGGTCTCCTTCTTCGGCGGTCGCCCCCAGCTTAACGGCTCGCCGGCGCCGCCACGAGTCCGCCGGGGGCTTGCCGGCAGCCGGCGCGGCCGGGAAACTGACCGGGTCCACGCCGACAGCAGGGCACGCCCATGGAATACCGTCCACTCGGCCACACCGATCTGCGCGTCAGCAGCATCTGCCTCGGGACCATGACCTGGGGCGAGCAGAACACCGAGGCCGAGGCCCACGCGCAGCTCGACCTCGCCACCGAGCGTGGGGTCAACTTCATCGACGCCGCGGAGATGTACCCGGTGCCACCGCGCACCGAGACCGCCGGGCGCACCGAGGCGTATCTGGGCAGCTGGCTGGCCCGCCAGCCTCGCCGCGAGGACCTGGTCATCGCCACCAAGATCGCCGGCCCCGGGCTCGACTCGATCCGCGACGGACAGCGCGCCTACACCGCCGAGCAGCTCCGGGAGGCGGTGGACGGCTCGCTGCGGCGGCTGCAGACCGACTACATCGATCTCTACCAGCTTCACTGGCCCGAGCGCCGCGCCAACTTCTTCGGGCGACTCGACTATCCCTGCCCTGAGGAAGAAGGCGAGGACGAGCGGGCGCGCATCCGGCGCACCCTGGAGGCGCTGGGCGAGCTGGTGGCCGCCGGGCGGATCCGCGCCATCGGCCTGTCTAACGAGACGCCCTGGGGGGCGATGCGCTTCATCGCCGAGGCCGAACGCCTGGGCCTGCCGCGCATCGTCTCCATCCAGAACCCGTACAGCCTGCTCAACCGCAGCTACGAGGTGGGCCTCGCTGAGGTCAGCCACCGCGAGCGCTGCGGCCTGCTGGCCTACTCGCCGCTGGGCTTCGGTGTGCTCAGCGGCAAGTACCTGGACGGGCAGCGCCCCGCCGCGGCCCGGCTGACCCTCTACGAGCGCTTTCAGCGCTACACCGGCGAGCGGGGCGTAGCGGCCACCCGGGCCTACGTCGAGCTGGCCCGCGAGCACGATCTCGACCCGGCGCAGATGGCCATCGCCTTCGCCACCCAACGGCCCTTCTGCACCAGCACAATCATCGGCGCCACGACCCAGGCGCAGCTGGCCGACAACCTGGCCGCGGCCGATCTGACCCTGCCCGAGGCGGTGCATGACGGCATCGAGGCGATCCACGCCGCCAACCCCAACCCGTGCCCGTAAGCCGGGGGCCGGCGGCGTGACTTGGCCCTGCCGGATCCCGCACCCCTGGCGCGTGGACGCCGCTGAAGGAGCGCGGATCCAACGCCAGCTGCACCAGCGGGTGCGGCTGGCCAACGACCTGCCGCCGGTAGTGAACGTTGCCGGGGTCGACGTCGGCTTCCGCGACGGCGGGGCCACCGCCTGCGCCGCCGTGGCCCGTTACAGCTGGCCGGGGTTCGAGCTGCAGGAAAGCCGGCAGGCCCGCCGCCCGGTGGAGATGCCGTACCGCCCGGGGCTGCTCTCGTTCCGGGAGCTGCCCGCCATCCTCGACGCTTTGGCTGGGCTGGAAACACTGCCCGAGCTGCTGCTCTGCGACGGCCAAGGCGTCGCCCACCCGCGCCGGCTCGGCATCGCCGCTCACCTGGGCGTCCTGCTCGAGCGACCGAGCATCGGCGTCGGCAAATCGCGACTGATCGGCTCGCACGCCGCGGTCGCCGAGGCGCGCGGTGCCAAGACACCGCTGTACGACGGCCAGGAGCGCATCGGCACGGTGCTGCGCACCCGTGCACGGGTGCGGCCGGTATACGTCTCGCCCGGTCACCGCCTAGACTACGACACGGCAGCGGCCTGGGTGATGGCCTGCTGCACCCGCTACCGCCTCCCGGAGCCGATCCGCACCGCCGATCGGCTGGCCTCGCGCGGCGGCTGACGGAAACCAAGGAGTTCTCATGAATCTCGAGAAGGTCGTCTTCGGCTTCTTCATCCTGCTGGCGCTGACCCTGAACTTCGGGTTCGTCTACGGGACGATCGACAACCCGGACCACCACGCCGCCTGGGAGCTGTTCGCCGCCATCGTGGTCAACCTGATCGCCACGGTGCTCAAGTTCGGCGAACGCACACAGATCGGTGCCATCCTCCTGGCGGCGAGCCTGGTTGCCGACCTGCAGCTGATCGCCGCCGCGGTGCTCTGGGGTGTGGCGGTCTACGGCACCGGCGTGGGCCTGACCGACATGACCATGGCCAGCATCGTCTCCCTGGCCAGCGGGGCGCTGGTGGCCAACGTGGTTTCGGTGACGCTGCTGATCATCGAGACGGTGAAGATCCACCGCTAGGCGCAGGACCGGTCCATGGGCAACGCCGCCTTCTACATGGTGCTGCGCCGCATGCGCGGCCCGCTGCTGATGCTCATCGGCAGCTACGCACTCGGCATCCTGGTGCTCATGGCCATCCCCGGCGAGCACCCGGACGGCGAGCCGTGGCGGATGAACTTCATCGACGCCCTCTACTTCCTGACCTACGTGGCGCCAACCATCGGCTTCGGCGAGTACCCGTACGAGTTCAACTACGCGCAGCGCTTCGGGTACATGCTGGCCATCTACCCGCCGGTGATCGCCTGGTTCTACGCCATCGTGACCATCGTCGGGCTGATCCAGGATCCGATCTTCCGCCGCACGGTCGAGGCTGGGCGCTTCCGGCGCCGGGTCCGCCGTCTCGCCGACCCGTTCTGGATCGTCTGCGGCTACGGCGACACCGGCTCGCTGCTGGTCCGCTCGCTCACCGAACGGGGCTGGGAAGCCACCGTGCTCGATGTCGACCGTGACCGCATCGCCGAGCTGGAGACCCGCGACCTACGGCTTTTCGTACCCGGCTGGCAGGCCGACGCCAACGTCACCGAGAACCTGCGCGCCGCCGGACTCGACCACCCGCAGTGCGCCGGCGTGCTGGCGGTAACCAACGACGACCACACCAATTTGCAGATCGCCATCACGGTGCGGCTGCTGCACCCGGAGCAGCGCGTCATCTGCCGCGCCGAGAACCGCGCCACGGCGGACAACATGGTCTCGTTCGGGACCGATTACGTGGTCGACCCGTTCTCCTCGTTCGCCGACCGGCTGGCGCTGGCGATCACCAAGCCGGAGATGCACCGGGTCTACGAGTGGCTGTCGGGGATGCCCAACACCCCCCTGTTCGAGCCACCCCGCCCCCCTTCGGGCCGGTGGCTGATCTGTGGCTACGGGCGCTTCGGCAAGGCGGTCTGCCGGCGGCTCGACAAGGTCAACGTGCCCTACACCGTTATCGAGCGGACCCCGGAGCAGACCGGCGCGCCGGAGGGCACCATCTATGGCAAGGGGACCGAGGCGGTGACCCTGCGCGAGGCCGGCGTCGAGCAGGCCGAGGCGGTGCTCGCCGGCACCGACGACGATGCCGACAACCTCTCCATCGTCATGACCGCGCGGGACATCAAGCCGGACCTCTACCTCGCCGCCCGCGAGAACCAGATGGCCCACCGGCCGCTGTTCAAGGCGGCGCAGCTGCAAATGCCGGTGGAACCGAGCTACCTGATCGCCACGCGCATGCTGAGCCTGATCACGGCACCGCTGCTGCCGGAATTCCTACGCATCGCACGCGGGTTCGACCGAAGCTGGCACGCCGCGGTGGCCCGACGCATCCGCGAGGTCAGTGGTGGCCGGGTTCCGGAGATCTGGACCCTGGAGGTGAGCGAGCACCGCAGCCCGGCGATCCTTGAACTCCGTCACGAGGGCACCGAGGTGGCCATCGGCGATATCCTGGCTGACCCCCAGCAGAGCGGCCAGGGCATGAACACGGTGGCGCTGCTGTTGGTCCGCCCGGAGGCCGTGGTCCCCCTGCCCGATCTGCAGGTGCCCCTGGAACCGGGGGACCGGCTGCTGTGCTGCGGGACCACCGAGGCGCGCGCGCAGCTGCGCTGGACCCTGTTCCACCGCAACACGCTGCGCTATCTGACCACCGGCGAGCAGCGCCCCGACGGCTCCATCTGGCGCTGGCTGGGGGAGCGCCGGTGAGCGAGGAGGCAGCCCCCACCGCACCGGCCGAGCGCAACGGCTACGCCGGGCTGCGGGTCTATCTGCACCCGCGGGTCATCGCCATGGCCTTCCTCGGCTTCTCGGCGGGGCTGCCGCTGCTACTGGTCGGCGGCACGTTCACCGCGTGGCTCCAGGACATGGGCGTCGAGCTGGCCGCCATCGGCTTTCTCAGCTGGGTGGGGATCGCCCACAGCATCAAGGTGGTCTGGGCGCCCTTCGTCGATCGCCTCACCCTGCCGGTGCTCGGCCCCTGGATGGGGCGGCGCCGCTCCTGGATGCTGCTCGCGCAGCTGATCGTGGCCAGCTCACTGCTCGGTATGGCACTGACCGACCCCACCGAGTACCTGGGCCTGGTGGCCGTGTTCGCCGTCGCCGCCGCCTTCGGCTCAGCCACCCAGGACGTGGCCATCGACGCCTACCGGGTCGAGGCCGCCGCCCGCCATCGGCAGGCGGCCATGGCGGCCACCTATGTCTTTGGCTACCGCATCGCCCTGCTCGCCGCCGGGGCCGGAGCGTTGCACCTGGCCGCCTGGGGCAACTGGACCCTGGCGTACAGCGGCATGGCGCTGCTCATGGGCGTGGGCCTGACCACAACGCTGCTCATCCGCGAGCCGCAGGTGGCCGTCAGCCGCGACACGCGGCAATTGGAGCAGCGGGTCGTCGACTACCTGGAGCGGACCCCGCACCGGGGCCTGCGCCGGCGGATTACGGCCTGGCTGATCGGCGCCGTGCTCTGCCCCTTCGCCGATTTCTTCAAGCGCTTCGGCCTCCCGGTGGCCATCATCATCCTGCTGTTCGTCGCCACCTTCCGCGTCAGCGACATCGTCATGGGCGTGATGGCCAACCCGTTCTACCTGGACCTGGGCTTTACCAAGGACCAGATCGCCAACATCGCGGCGGCCTTCGGCCTCGCCATGACCCTTTTCGGCGCCGCCCTCGGCGGCGTCATGGTCAGCCGCGTGGGCATCGCGCCGATGCTCATCGCCACCGCCATCCTGGCGCCACTGACCAACCTCACCTTCTCGTGGCTGGCGACACTGGGTCCGGAGATCCACGGCCTGATCGCGGCCATCGTGGCCGACAACGTCACCGGCGGCATGGCGATCGCGGTCTTCCTCGCCTACCTGGCGAGCCTGACCAACACCGCCTATACGGCCACACAGTACGCGCTGTTCAGCTCGCTGATGACGTTGCCGGGTCAGTTCCTCGGCGGTTTCACCGGGGTCGTCGCCGAGCAGGTGGGCTGGGTCCACTTCTTCATGATCTCTGCCGCCGCCGGGCTCCCGGCGATCGCCCTGGCCCTGGTCCTGCTGCGCTACGCCCACCCGGACCGCATCCACCGACCGGGACGCGACGGCGTAGAGACACCCTTGCAATAGCGCTAACATATCCCCGGCCGCGCGCGCCGGGCGTGCGGTGCATCCACCCCTGCAAACAGACGAGTCGTGACCCCATGGCCCAACAGAGCAAGCATTGCAACGTGCTGATCCTCGGCTCCGGCCCGGCCGGCTACACCGCGGCCATCTACGCCGCGCGGGCCAATCTCGATCCGGTCCTGGTCACCGGCATGGAGATGGGCGGCCAGCTGACCACCACCACGGAGGTCGACAACTGGCCCGGCGAGCCGGAAGGCATTCAGGGTCCGGAACTCATGGACCGCATGCGCCGCCAGGCCGAGCGCTTCAACACCGAGATCATCTTCGACCACATCCACACCGCAAGCGTGGCCGGGCAGCCGATCACCCTGGAGGGCGACCAGCATCGCTACACCTGCGACGCGCTGATCATCGCCACCGGGGCGAGCGCCAAGTACCTCGGCCTGGCGTCCGAGAAGCAATTCATGGGCAAGGGCGTGTCGGCGTGCGCCACCTGCGACGGCTTCTTCTACCGCAATCAGCCGGTTGCGGTGGTCGGCGGCGGCAACACCGCCGTCCAGGAGGCGCTGTACCTGGCGAACATCTGCTCCCACGTCACCCTGGTGCACCGACGCAACAACCTGCGCGCCGAGAAGATCCTCCAGCGCCAGCTCATGGAGCGGGTCGAGCAGGGGCGCGTCGATATCTGCTGGAACCGGGCCCTGGAGGAGGTCGTCGGTGACGACAGCGGCGTGAACGGCGTGCGCCTGCGCCATACGGAAAGCGGCGAGATCGCTGAACGCGAGGTCTCGGGCGTCTTCATCGCCATCGGCCACTCCCCCAATACCGGGCTGTTCGAGGGTCAGCTGGCCATGTCCGGCGGCTACATCCGGGTCAACAGCGGCCTGGACGGCAACGCCACGGTGACGAGCGTCCCGGGTGTGTTCGCCGCCGGCGACGTCTGCGACCACGTCTATCGCCAAGCGGTCACCTCGGCCGGCACCGGCTGCATGGCCGCGCTGGACGTGGAGCGTTACCTGGAGCGGCTCGCCCATTCTTGATTGGCCCCGGGGGCTGATTGAGAATAGAGCCCGTTTGTCACAGGCGCCGGGACCGCGGCCAAAAGCCGGACCGGCCACGCGCCGCCGAAAGGAAATCCAGCGGGAGGAGCCATGAGCCAACAAATCCAGTACCCCGAGGGCGGCCAGAAGATCACCGTCGGGTCCGACGGCCGACTTCAGGTCCCGGACAACCCGATCATCGGTTACGTCGAGGGCGACGGCATCGGGCCCGATATCAACCGCGCCTGCATGCGCATCTGGGACGCCGCGGTCGAGAAGGCCTACGGCGGGCGGCGCAAGATCCACTGGGCCGAGCTGTACATGGGCGAGAAAGCCGCCGCCCTGTACGACGGCAACTACTTCCCCGATGAGACCAAGGCCGCCCTGAAGGACGTACTCATCTCCATCAAGGGGCCCCTGACCACGCCGGTGGGCGGCGGCTTCCGGTCGCTGAACGTCTCCCTGCGCCAGGAGCTCGATCTGTACGCCTGCGTCCGCCCGGTGCGCCACTACGCCGGTGTCCCCTCGCCGCTGCAGCGCCCCGAGGACATCGACGTGGTGATCTTCCGCGAGAACACCGAGGACGTCTACGCCGGGATCGAGTACCAGGCCGGCAGCGCCGACAACGAGAAGGTCGCCCGCTTCCTGCGCGAGGAGATGGGCGAGACGTTCTTCGACGGCGCCGGTCTCGGCGTCAAGCCGATCAGCCCGTTCGGGACCAAGCGCCTGGTGCGCAAGGCGATCGAGTACGCCATCGAGCATAACCGCGAGAGCGTCACCCTGGTGCACAAGGGCAACATCATGAAGTACACCGAGGGGGCTTTCCGCACCTGGGGCTACGAGGTCGCCCGCGAGGAGTTCCCGGACCAGACCATCACCGAGGAGGAGCTCTACGCCACCTACGGCGGCAAGCGCCCCGAGGGCAAGATCGTCATCAAGGACCGCATCGCGGACATCATGTTCCAGCTCATGCTGCTGCGGCCCAACGAGTTCGACGTCCTCGCCACCATGAACCTCAACGGCGACTACCTCTCGGACGCCATCGCCGCCGAGGTCGGAGGCGTGGGCATCGCGCCGGGCGCCAACATGTCCGACAACGTGGCGGTATTCGAGGCCACCCACGGCACCGCGCCGAAGTACGCCAACCAGGACAAGGTCAATCCCGGCTCGCTGCTGTTCTCGGGCGTCATGCTGCTCGAGCACATCGGCTGGAGCGAGGCAGCCGACCTGATCCGCGCCGCCTACGAGAAGGTGGTCGGCGCCGGGATCGTCACCTACGACTTCGCCCGCTCGCTGCAGGGCGCCACCGAGGTGAAGACCAGCCAGTTCGCCGACGCGCTGATCGATCAGATGCACGGCACCATCGACATCGACCGCATCCAGCGCGAGCGCGAGGAGGCGATCGAGGCCGAGCGCCAGGCCCGCGAGCAGCGCCGGGTGGTCGCGCCACTCGAGGAGATGGTCGCCTCGGGCCGGGTGCCGCACACGGTGGCCGACCTCATGAACCCGAACCTGGTCACCATGTCCGGCGATACCAGCGTCGAGGACGCCATGCACCTGATGCGCGAGCGGCGGATCTCCTCGGTGGTGGTCCAGCCCGCGCCGGACGAGGCCGACGGCATGGGCATCATGACCCAGCGCGACGTCATCAGCCGGGTGGTCTCGGCCACCAAGCAACCGAGCCAGGTACGCATCTCGGAGGTGGCTACGCGGCCGCTGATCACCGTACCCGAGGACACCTCGCTGCTCGACTGCGCCGAGCGCATGGGCGCGGAGAACATCCGGCGCATGGTGGTCATCGACACCCAGGGCCGGCCGATCGGGATCATCTCCGATACCGACATCTTCGCCAGCGTCGAGCAGTTCGGGCTGCCCGAGTAGGCCGAGTGACCACGCAACCACCCCAAGCAGGCGGGGCGCAACGGCATGGAAGAGCATCAGGATAGCGACAGCGCCCTGCGCGAAGACATCCGGGACCTCGGCGAGTTGCTCGGTGCCACCCTGCGCGAGCAGGGCGGCGCCGAGCTCTACGAGACCGTCGAGCGCGTCCGGGTGCTGGCCAAGACGGCCCGCGCCGGGGACGACGAAGCTGCGCAGGAGCTCGAACGGACCCTGTCGGAACTGCCGCCCGAACAGGTCACCCCGGTGGCCCGGGCCTTCTCGCAGTTCCTGAACCTGGCCAACATCGCCGAGCAGCATCACCGGGTGCGGCGCAGCCGCGAGTGGGCCCGTACCCCCGAGGCCCGACCGCTGTTCGGCTCCCTGGCCGAGACCGTCCCCCGACTGGCCGCCGACATGGAGCCCGAGCAGCTCCACGAGGCCATCTGCAGCATGGACATCAACCTAGTGTTCACCGCGCACCCGACCGAGGTGCAGCGGCGGACCATGCTGCAGAAGTACAACCGCATCGCCGGGCTGCTGGACAACCGCGACCGCTTCGGCCAGACGCCCACGGAGGTGGCCGAGACGCGGCTGGCGCTCAAGCGCGAGATCACCGCA of the Halorhodospira halophila genome contains:
- a CDS encoding CBS domain-containing protein, whose protein sequence is MNPNLVTMSGDTSVEDAMHLMRERRISSVVVQPAPDEADGMGIMTQRDVISRVVSATKQPSQVRISEVATRPLITVPEDTSLLDCAERMGAENIRRMVVIDTQGRPIGIISDTDIFASVEQFGLPE
- a CDS encoding AmpG family muropeptide MFS transporter, encoding MSEEAAPTAPAERNGYAGLRVYLHPRVIAMAFLGFSAGLPLLLVGGTFTAWLQDMGVELAAIGFLSWVGIAHSIKVVWAPFVDRLTLPVLGPWMGRRRSWMLLAQLIVASSLLGMALTDPTEYLGLVAVFAVAAAFGSATQDVAIDAYRVEAAARHRQAAMAATYVFGYRIALLAAGAGALHLAAWGNWTLAYSGMALLMGVGLTTTLLIREPQVAVSRDTRQLEQRVVDYLERTPHRGLRRRITAWLIGAVLCPFADFFKRFGLPVAIIILLFVATFRVSDIVMGVMANPFYLDLGFTKDQIANIAAAFGLAMTLFGAALGGVMVSRVGIAPMLIATAILAPLTNLTFSWLATLGPEIHGLIAAIVADNVTGGMAIAVFLAYLASLTNTAYTATQYALFSSLMTLPGQFLGGFTGVVAEQVGWVHFFMISAAAGLPAIALALVLLRYAHPDRIHRPGRDGVETPLQ
- the xth gene encoding exodeoxyribonuclease III; this translates as MKIASWNVNSLKVRLPQVKAWAQHAEPSVIALQETKVPDDQFPLTALQEAGYQACFAGQRTYNGVAVLARSTPEEVVTDLPGFADAQRRVLACTVDGVRLINLYVPNGQEVGSEKYNYKLRWLEALHHWVAQELAAHEQVVVLGDFNIAPEPADVQDPAEWEGKVLFSPPEREALQGVLDLGLVDTFRLFEQPEAQFSWWDYRVNSFKRNRGLRIDLILASSALARACTASGVDVEPRRWERPSDHAPVVAEFDPALLAGDEGGSPV
- the nfi gene encoding deoxyribonuclease V (cleaves DNA at apurinic or apyrimidinic sites), giving the protein MTWPCRIPHPWRVDAAEGARIQRQLHQRVRLANDLPPVVNVAGVDVGFRDGGATACAAVARYSWPGFELQESRQARRPVEMPYRPGLLSFRELPAILDALAGLETLPELLLCDGQGVAHPRRLGIAAHLGVLLERPSIGVGKSRLIGSHAAVAEARGAKTPLYDGQERIGTVLRTRARVRPVYVSPGHRLDYDTAAAWVMACCTRYRLPEPIRTADRLASRGG
- a CDS encoding NADP(H)-dependent aldo-keto reductase, whose amino-acid sequence is MEYRPLGHTDLRVSSICLGTMTWGEQNTEAEAHAQLDLATERGVNFIDAAEMYPVPPRTETAGRTEAYLGSWLARQPRREDLVIATKIAGPGLDSIRDGQRAYTAEQLREAVDGSLRRLQTDYIDLYQLHWPERRANFFGRLDYPCPEEEGEDERARIRRTLEALGELVAAGRIRAIGLSNETPWGAMRFIAEAERLGLPRIVSIQNPYSLLNRSYEVGLAEVSHRERCGLLAYSPLGFGVLSGKYLDGQRPAAARLTLYERFQRYTGERGVAATRAYVELAREHDLDPAQMAIAFATQRPFCTSTIIGATTQAQLADNLAAADLTLPEAVHDGIEAIHAANPNPCP
- a CDS encoding DUF6394 family protein — encoded protein: MNLEKVVFGFFILLALTLNFGFVYGTIDNPDHHAAWELFAAIVVNLIATVLKFGERTQIGAILLAASLVADLQLIAAAVLWGVAVYGTGVGLTDMTMASIVSLASGALVANVVSVTLLIIETVKIHR
- a CDS encoding potassium channel family protein, which gives rise to MGNAAFYMVLRRMRGPLLMLIGSYALGILVLMAIPGEHPDGEPWRMNFIDALYFLTYVAPTIGFGEYPYEFNYAQRFGYMLAIYPPVIAWFYAIVTIVGLIQDPIFRRTVEAGRFRRRVRRLADPFWIVCGYGDTGSLLVRSLTERGWEATVLDVDRDRIAELETRDLRLFVPGWQADANVTENLRAAGLDHPQCAGVLAVTNDDHTNLQIAITVRLLHPEQRVICRAENRATADNMVSFGTDYVVDPFSSFADRLALAITKPEMHRVYEWLSGMPNTPLFEPPRPPSGRWLICGYGRFGKAVCRRLDKVNVPYTVIERTPEQTGAPEGTIYGKGTEAVTLREAGVEQAEAVLAGTDDDADNLSIVMTARDIKPDLYLAARENQMAHRPLFKAAQLQMPVEPSYLIATRMLSLITAPLLPEFLRIARGFDRSWHAAVARRIREVSGGRVPEIWTLEVSEHRSPAILELRHEGTEVAIGDILADPQQSGQGMNTVALLLVRPEAVVPLPDLQVPLEPGDRLLCCGTTEARAQLRWTLFHRNTLRYLTTGEQRPDGSIWRWLGERR
- the trxB gene encoding thioredoxin-disulfide reductase, which encodes MAQQSKHCNVLILGSGPAGYTAAIYAARANLDPVLVTGMEMGGQLTTTTEVDNWPGEPEGIQGPELMDRMRRQAERFNTEIIFDHIHTASVAGQPITLEGDQHRYTCDALIIATGASAKYLGLASEKQFMGKGVSACATCDGFFYRNQPVAVVGGGNTAVQEALYLANICSHVTLVHRRNNLRAEKILQRQLMERVEQGRVDICWNRALEEVVGDDSGVNGVRLRHTESGEIAEREVSGVFIAIGHSPNTGLFEGQLAMSGGYIRVNSGLDGNATVTSVPGVFAAGDVCDHVYRQAVTSAGTGCMAALDVERYLERLAHS